A section of the Actinacidiphila sp. DG2A-62 genome encodes:
- a CDS encoding Lsr2 family DNA-binding protein, producing MFDELSAADEALALGPSDLIPGAAILASRMTARHARDKDDLLVLLDALGLPTDTDATTPLLPLIPTPDPAADAADPEPSGDQPTMPNSPAPVDEVPAVTAFEAVAVSMHHSGYPTAVITEATGLTEEEITTAVAAADTAAPDVSELETPLPAPADGTVSEVADIDVLLSWADEHPLASVRARASRIRQDLADLTQRRTTEAATAEAEARIAKMRADLKAEEERLRQLKAGGPRAAVVTEAPTPIRPVGGKRSREELAAIRTWARANGHQVATAGVVKASIVEAYDAAHQEPATLAKAG from the coding sequence GTGTTCGACGAACTCAGCGCCGCTGACGAAGCACTGGCCCTCGGGCCGTCCGACTTGATCCCCGGCGCGGCGATCCTCGCGTCCCGGATGACGGCCCGTCACGCCCGCGACAAGGACGACCTCCTGGTCCTCCTGGACGCCCTCGGGCTGCCCACCGACACCGACGCGACCACTCCCCTGCTCCCCCTCATCCCCACCCCCGATCCGGCCGCCGACGCGGCCGACCCTGAACCCTCAGGAGACCAGCCCACCATGCCCAACTCCCCCGCGCCGGTCGACGAAGTGCCGGCCGTCACCGCCTTCGAGGCGGTCGCCGTCTCGATGCACCACAGCGGCTACCCCACAGCCGTGATCACCGAGGCCACCGGCCTGACCGAAGAGGAGATCACCACGGCGGTCGCCGCCGCCGACACCGCGGCCCCGGACGTGTCCGAGCTGGAGACCCCCCTCCCGGCGCCCGCCGACGGCACTGTGTCGGAGGTCGCCGACATCGACGTGCTGCTGTCGTGGGCGGACGAGCACCCGCTCGCCAGCGTCCGCGCCAGGGCCAGCCGCATCCGCCAGGACCTCGCCGACCTCACCCAGCGGCGGACCACCGAGGCCGCCACGGCCGAAGCCGAGGCACGCATCGCGAAGATGCGGGCCGACCTGAAGGCCGAAGAGGAGCGCCTGCGCCAGCTGAAGGCCGGCGGTCCCCGTGCCGCCGTGGTGACCGAGGCACCGACCCCGATCCGCCCCGTCGGCGGGAAGCGCTCGCGCGAGGAACTCGCCGCGATCCGCACATGGGCCCGCGCCAACGGCCACCAGGTCGCCACCGCGGGCGTCGTCAAGGCCTCGATCGTGGAGGCCTATGACGCCGCCCACCAGGAGCCGGCCACGCTGGCGAAGGCAGGCTGA